A region from the Methanofollis liminatans DSM 4140 genome encodes:
- a CDS encoding PEGA domain-containing protein has product MTQQTIVRALLIAAALGILCCTAMAVTVSPDWTYTSQATVRSVSISGDGGLVVAGGDDAKTTLIGAGGAVQWQKGAAAALGAVSIAPDGSAVGAGGSDNRVYLYDVNGDLRWSTVLPTRIYGVGVADGGAYVAVGGSDDRVHLFDGTGASAWSYMTGDDVLAAAITPDAGLIAAGSNDDRVYLFDQTGKLLWSRVLFANVLAVALSPDGKYVAAGSADTKVYLYDRDGTLLWSTPTRGSVSAVSVSEGGEWIAAGSLDQNAYLFDRNGLVIWNQAIGTSVRGAAISADGKHLAFGGDDNLVRTFTVESPVQTTTVSTTVPTTTGIETGALSIASSPSGAEIYLDNRYMGITPLTLQDLVPGNYAVFLQRQGFEPWTGNVSVSAGATVTVNATLNPTAPTETTPTEAAATPFAALGAAAIAAAVLLLRRR; this is encoded by the coding sequence ATGACACAGCAAACTATCGTCAGGGCCCTCCTGATCGCTGCCGCGCTCGGCATTCTGTGCTGCACGGCAATGGCGGTCACGGTCTCCCCTGACTGGACCTATACGAGCCAGGCAACCGTGCGGTCGGTCTCTATCTCCGGAGACGGGGGGCTGGTCGTCGCGGGCGGCGACGATGCAAAGACGACCCTGATAGGCGCCGGAGGTGCGGTCCAGTGGCAGAAAGGAGCAGCGGCAGCATTAGGCGCCGTCTCCATCGCACCTGACGGGAGCGCCGTGGGTGCGGGAGGGAGCGACAACAGGGTCTATCTCTATGACGTCAATGGAGATCTGCGCTGGAGCACGGTCCTGCCCACCCGGATATACGGCGTGGGGGTTGCGGACGGTGGGGCCTATGTCGCCGTCGGAGGTTCGGACGACCGGGTCCATCTCTTCGATGGCACCGGGGCATCTGCGTGGTCCTATATGACCGGGGACGACGTCCTCGCCGCCGCCATCACACCCGACGCCGGTCTGATCGCCGCCGGGTCCAACGACGACCGGGTCTATCTCTTCGATCAGACAGGAAAACTCCTCTGGTCTCGTGTCTTATTCGCCAACGTCCTCGCCGTCGCCCTCTCTCCTGACGGAAAGTATGTCGCCGCAGGATCGGCCGACACAAAGGTCTACCTCTATGACCGGGACGGCACCCTCCTCTGGAGCACCCCGACGCGGGGATCGGTGAGTGCGGTTTCGGTGAGCGAGGGTGGCGAATGGATTGCTGCCGGTTCGCTCGACCAGAACGCCTATCTCTTCGACCGGAACGGACTGGTTATATGGAACCAGGCGATCGGGACTTCAGTCAGAGGTGCGGCGATCTCTGCAGACGGGAAGCATCTCGCCTTCGGCGGGGACGACAATCTGGTGCGGACCTTCACCGTCGAGTCGCCAGTCCAGACCACGACGGTGTCCACGACGGTGCCGACGACAACAGGGATCGAGACCGGGGCCCTTTCCATCGCCTCCTCACCTTCAGGGGCGGAGATCTACCTGGACAACAGGTATATGGGGATCACCCCGCTCACCCTCCAGGATCTTGTGCCAGGGAACTATGCCGTTTTCCTGCAACGCCAGGGTTTTGAGCCATGGACGGGCAACGTTTCGGTCTCTGCCGGGGCGACGGTGACGGTGAACGCCACGCTGAACCCGACAGCACCGACAGAGACGACACCGACAGAGGCCGCGGCCACGCCCTTTGCAGCCCTCGGGGCGGCGGCCATTGCTGCAGCGGTCCTGCTGCTGCGGCGGCGATAA
- a CDS encoding glutamate--tRNA ligase, whose product MDAGVRRVLYVYALQNAVKYGNVPNPKAVMGKVLGAHPELRPHAKEIPGVLTEVLDEVAGMPPEAWKARLEELAPELAGETNSGKKDRSKELPPLEEAEGGVVMRFAPNPSGPLHLGHARAAFLNDAYVKRYGGRYVLRIEDTDPRRVDPDAYQMVQEDIEWMGLGITDIVYQSDRMEVYYDLGRKLIEIGGAYVCTCDAEYFRDLKIKQKACPCRSHSIEENLALWDRMLGGDFAEGQVTVRVKTDLAHPDPAMRDFSIFRIVDTPHHPRIEARVYPLMNFSVVIDDHLLGITHVIRGKDHIANTRRQRYIYDYFGWRPPVYRHYGRMGIEGVVLSTSSMREGINAGTYTGWDDIHLGTLRAIARRGIKPEAVREAVVEIGIGETDISFSWENLYAKNKAVIDHVSDRFFFVPDPVSVRIEGAPEQVAQIPLYPGDAARGVREIAFAGAAVLPQAETEGAALVRMKDLFNIRMTGVGQAEYAGDDLAAARAAKAPIIQWLPEGYGIPCRVLTPEGEVSGVCEPQVAGYEGRTVQFERFGFVRVDRADEAGVLCYFTHR is encoded by the coding sequence ATGGATGCAGGGGTCAGAAGGGTCCTGTATGTCTACGCGCTCCAGAATGCCGTGAAGTACGGCAATGTGCCGAATCCAAAGGCGGTCATGGGCAAGGTGCTCGGCGCCCACCCTGAGCTCCGCCCGCATGCAAAAGAGATCCCGGGCGTGCTCACAGAGGTGCTCGACGAGGTGGCAGGGATGCCGCCCGAGGCATGGAAGGCGCGGCTGGAGGAACTCGCTCCTGAACTCGCCGGCGAAACGAACAGCGGGAAGAAGGACCGGTCAAAGGAGCTCCCCCCCCTTGAGGAGGCCGAGGGCGGCGTGGTGATGCGCTTTGCCCCCAACCCGTCAGGGCCTCTTCACCTCGGCCATGCGAGGGCCGCCTTCCTGAACGACGCCTATGTGAAACGCTATGGCGGCCGCTACGTGCTGCGGATCGAGGACACCGACCCCAGGCGGGTCGACCCTGATGCCTACCAGATGGTGCAGGAGGACATCGAGTGGATGGGGCTCGGCATCACCGATATTGTCTATCAGAGCGACCGGATGGAGGTCTACTACGATCTGGGCAGGAAACTCATCGAGATCGGCGGCGCGTATGTCTGCACCTGCGACGCCGAATATTTCCGCGACCTGAAGATCAAACAGAAGGCCTGTCCATGCCGCTCTCATTCGATCGAGGAGAACCTCGCCCTCTGGGACCGGATGCTCGGCGGCGATTTCGCCGAGGGGCAGGTGACAGTGCGGGTGAAGACCGATCTGGCCCATCCTGACCCGGCGATGCGGGACTTCTCCATCTTCAGGATCGTGGACACGCCCCACCACCCGCGGATCGAGGCGAGGGTCTATCCGTTGATGAACTTCTCGGTCGTTATAGACGATCACCTCCTCGGGATCACCCATGTGATCCGGGGGAAGGACCATATCGCCAACACCCGGCGCCAGCGGTATATCTACGATTATTTCGGCTGGAGGCCACCGGTGTACCGCCATTACGGGCGCATGGGTATCGAGGGGGTCGTGCTCTCCACATCGTCGATGCGCGAGGGGATCAACGCCGGAACCTATACCGGGTGGGACGACATTCACCTCGGCACCCTGCGGGCGATCGCACGCCGCGGCATCAAGCCCGAGGCGGTGCGGGAGGCGGTCGTGGAGATCGGAATCGGGGAGACCGATATCTCCTTCTCCTGGGAGAACCTCTACGCCAAGAACAAGGCGGTCATCGATCATGTCTCTGACCGCTTCTTCTTCGTCCCTGATCCGGTCTCGGTCAGGATCGAGGGGGCCCCGGAGCAGGTCGCACAGATCCCGCTCTATCCCGGGGATGCCGCACGGGGTGTCAGAGAGATCGCCTTTGCGGGCGCAGCGGTGCTGCCGCAGGCCGAGACCGAGGGCGCGGCCCTCGTCCGGATGAAAGATCTCTTCAACATCAGGATGACCGGCGTCGGTCAGGCCGAATACGCCGGCGACGATCTCGCGGCGGCGAGAGCGGCAAAGGCCCCGATCATACAGTGGCTCCCCGAAGGCTACGGCATCCCCTGCCGGGTGCTGACGCCCGAGGGCGAGGTGAGCGGGGTGTGCGAGCCCCAGGTCGCCGGGTATGAGGGCAGGACCGTCCAGTTCGAGCGGTTCGGATTTGTCAGGGTCGATCGCGCCGACGAGGCAGGCGTGCTCTGCTACTTCACCCACCGGTGA
- a CDS encoding polyprenyl synthetase family protein: MNDLETYLEATAGTVDMALDRYFGDVFGELYKAGAHLLLAGGKRLRPAVLLLAAETVRPGSSDDLMSAALALEMTHTFTLVHDDIMDGDATRRGVPTVHTKWDMPTAILAGDVLYAKAFEYLTHALAEDRARVKAVAMLARTCAEICEGQHLDMTFEKAGDAVEAADYIEMAAKKTGALYAASAGIGAILAGGNAMQVSALYQYGMNAGIAFQIQDDLIDLLAPPEKSGKDRGSDLREGKQTLVAIIAREQGLDLAKYRRPLSPAEVDAAIAELEEAGVIAEVRKIAAEKVANARQSLKVLPDSKQRRYLDELVEFFVTRSF, from the coding sequence ATGAACGATCTGGAGACCTATCTTGAGGCGACCGCCGGCACGGTCGATATGGCCCTTGACCGGTATTTTGGAGACGTGTTTGGCGAACTTTATAAGGCCGGAGCTCACCTGCTCCTTGCAGGCGGGAAACGCCTGCGTCCTGCGGTGCTGCTCCTCGCGGCCGAGACGGTGAGACCGGGGAGCTCGGACGACCTGATGAGCGCCGCCCTCGCCCTTGAGATGACGCACACCTTCACCCTTGTCCACGACGATATCATGGACGGGGATGCCACCCGCCGCGGCGTGCCGACGGTCCATACAAAATGGGACATGCCGACGGCGATCCTGGCAGGCGACGTCCTCTACGCAAAGGCCTTTGAGTACCTCACCCATGCTCTTGCCGAGGACCGGGCAAGGGTGAAGGCGGTCGCCATGCTTGCACGGACCTGCGCGGAGATCTGCGAGGGGCAGCACCTGGACATGACCTTCGAGAAGGCCGGAGATGCTGTGGAGGCCGCAGATTACATCGAGATGGCGGCAAAGAAGACCGGGGCACTCTACGCTGCCTCGGCAGGTATCGGTGCGATTCTTGCCGGCGGAAACGCCATGCAGGTGAGCGCCCTCTACCAGTACGGCATGAATGCCGGGATCGCCTTCCAGATCCAGGACGACCTCATCGATCTGCTGGCGCCTCCGGAGAAGAGCGGGAAGGACCGGGGCTCGGATCTCCGCGAGGGGAAGCAGACGCTCGTCGCCATCATCGCCCGCGAGCAGGGGCTCGACCTTGCGAAGTACCGCCGCCCGCTCTCGCCCGCCGAAGTCGACGCCGCCATCGCCGAGCTGGAGGAGGCCGGCGTGATCGCAGAGGTGCGCAAGATTGCCGCGGAGAAGGTGGCGAACGCCCGACAGTCTCTGAAAGTGCTGCCCGACTCGAAACAGCGCAGGTACCTTGACGAACTCGTAGAGTTTTTCGTGACACGGAGTTTTTAG
- a CDS encoding RNase J family beta-CASP ribonuclease codes for MDIEIVAVGGYNEVGRNMTAVRCGKEIVIFDMGIRLDQIMIHEDAELENMHSLDLIEMKAIPDDTMMNTVEGSVKAIVCTHGHLDHIGAIPKLAHRYNAPIIGTPYTVELIKQQIQGEQKFGVNNKVQVLRPGQRFRISQNITLEFVKMQHSIIDTVMAVLHTKDGAIVYANDFKLDRTPVLGDPPDLARLRQIGKEGVIALVVESTNIDKKGRCPSERIARDLVRDTMTSYEDDKGAMIVSTFSSHISRIKTIAECAHEMGRKPVLLGRSMERYSTTAEQLKLVSFPPTLSVFGNRRTVDRTLRHILKTGKDKFVPIVTGHQGEPGAILTRIAQGDTPYKVEKGDKILFSAKVIPNPMNYGQRHLVETLLRMKGARIHDELHVSGHAYREDHYELIHLLNPQHIIPSHGDIDMTGGYLKFAEGCGYTLNNDIHLLRNGQRLLLK; via the coding sequence ATGGATATTGAAATTGTTGCAGTGGGCGGCTACAACGAAGTCGGTCGAAACATGACCGCCGTCCGCTGCGGAAAGGAGATCGTCATCTTCGATATGGGCATCAGGCTCGACCAGATCATGATCCACGAGGATGCCGAACTCGAGAACATGCACTCCCTCGACCTGATCGAGATGAAGGCGATCCCCGACGACACGATGATGAACACCGTCGAGGGGAGCGTGAAGGCGATCGTCTGCACGCACGGCCACCTCGACCATATCGGGGCGATCCCGAAGCTCGCGCACCGGTACAACGCTCCGATCATCGGGACGCCCTACACGGTCGAGCTGATCAAACAGCAGATCCAGGGCGAGCAGAAGTTCGGGGTGAACAACAAGGTGCAGGTCCTGCGGCCCGGCCAGCGCTTCCGCATCTCCCAGAACATCACCCTGGAATTTGTCAAGATGCAGCACTCGATCATCGATACGGTGATGGCTGTCCTCCACACAAAGGACGGGGCGATCGTCTATGCAAACGATTTCAAACTCGACCGGACGCCGGTGCTCGGCGACCCGCCCGACCTCGCCCGCCTCCGCCAGATCGGCAAGGAGGGCGTGATCGCCCTCGTCGTCGAGTCGACGAACATCGATAAGAAAGGGAGATGCCCGAGCGAGCGGATCGCCCGCGATCTGGTGCGCGATACGATGACCAGTTATGAGGACGACAAAGGCGCCATGATCGTTTCGACCTTCTCGTCCCATATCTCGCGGATCAAGACGATCGCCGAGTGCGCCCATGAGATGGGGAGAAAGCCCGTACTCCTCGGCCGCTCGATGGAGCGCTACTCCACGACCGCCGAGCAGTTAAAACTCGTCTCTTTCCCGCCGACGCTCTCGGTCTTCGGGAACAGGCGGACGGTGGACCGGACGCTTCGTCACATCTTAAAGACCGGCAAGGACAAGTTCGTCCCGATCGTCACCGGCCACCAGGGCGAGCCCGGGGCGATCCTGACCAGGATTGCACAGGGAGACACGCCATACAAGGTCGAGAAGGGCGACAAGATCCTCTTCTCGGCAAAGGTGATCCCAAACCCGATGAACTATGGCCAGCGCCACCTCGTCGAGACGCTCCTGCGGATGAAGGGCGCACGCATCCACGACGAGCTCCACGTGAGCGGCCATGCCTACCGGGAGGACCACTACGAATTGATCCATCTCTTAAACCCCCAGCACATCATCCCGTCCCATGGGGACATCGATATGACCGGCGGCTACCTGAAGTTCGCCGAGGGGTGCGGATATACCCTGAACAACGATATCCACCTGCTGAGGAACGGGCAGCGGCTTCTGCTCAAATAA
- the fni gene encoding type 2 isopentenyl-diphosphate Delta-isomerase has product MRKNTQTSSRKLDHLRICCEHEVEAGSAGFEDVRLVHEALPEQDLEDIRLETEFLGASLGAPIFIAAMTGGHPATTEVNRRLARVAGMFGLGLGVGSQRAALEHPDVAESFSVVRDEAPNAFLCANLGAVQVRDHGAGWAELAVEMIDADALCIHLNFLQEAIQPEGDHDARGCLAAIAELCEDFKTPVIVKETGAGISRETARLIWGAGAAAIDLGGAGGTSWAAVEVERTEDEGLRSLGERFLDWGIPTVVSLGEVGGTGPVIATGGVRSGIDVAKAIALGASLGGMALPFLRPAMQSDEALEAAVGTILREVRAAMFLTGSGSITDLAKARTYITGKTRQMLEI; this is encoded by the coding sequence ATCAGAAAGAATACGCAGACGTCCTCGCGGAAGCTGGACCACCTCCGGATCTGCTGCGAGCACGAGGTTGAGGCGGGCAGCGCAGGCTTCGAGGACGTCAGGCTGGTGCATGAGGCCCTGCCGGAGCAGGATCTCGAAGACATCAGACTGGAGACAGAATTCCTCGGCGCCTCTCTCGGCGCGCCTATTTTTATCGCCGCAATGACCGGCGGTCACCCCGCAACGACCGAAGTAAACCGGAGACTCGCACGGGTCGCCGGAATGTTCGGTCTCGGCCTGGGTGTAGGATCCCAGCGCGCAGCGCTCGAACACCCTGACGTGGCCGAGAGTTTCTCGGTCGTCCGGGACGAAGCGCCCAACGCCTTTCTCTGCGCCAATCTCGGCGCGGTGCAGGTGCGCGATCATGGTGCCGGATGGGCTGAGCTGGCGGTCGAGATGATCGATGCCGATGCCCTCTGTATCCACCTCAATTTCCTGCAGGAGGCGATCCAGCCTGAAGGCGATCACGATGCACGCGGCTGCCTTGCGGCCATCGCCGAGCTCTGCGAAGACTTTAAAACGCCGGTGATCGTCAAAGAAACCGGGGCAGGCATATCCAGGGAGACTGCGCGTCTCATCTGGGGTGCGGGCGCCGCAGCGATCGATCTCGGCGGCGCAGGCGGCACCTCATGGGCGGCAGTCGAGGTGGAGCGGACCGAAGACGAAGGCCTGCGGTCACTCGGTGAGCGCTTCCTCGACTGGGGCATCCCGACAGTGGTCAGCCTCGGCGAGGTGGGCGGCACCGGCCCGGTGATCGCCACCGGCGGCGTGCGGAGCGGGATCGATGTCGCGAAGGCGATTGCACTCGGTGCCAGCCTTGGCGGGATGGCGCTTCCTTTCCTGCGCCCTGCGATGCAGAGCGATGAGGCTCTCGAAGCCGCGGTCGGCACAATCCTGCGAGAGGTGCGCGCGGCGATGTTCCTGACAGGATCCGGCAGCATTACGGATCTTGCAAAGGCACGGACCTATATTACGGGAAAAACACGCCAGATGCTTGAAATTTAG
- a CDS encoding isopentenyl phosphate kinase, giving the protein MNREITLLKLGGSVVTDKGGSGAIDHARLAEIAGVIAQRPEQRLIIVHGAGSCGHPEAKHYRIQDGVGPENRAGVAVTHEAVAALNRAVVAALRANGVDAVGIHPLAGCHADNGQLISCECISITQLVRLGITPVLHGDVVTDMSRGACIISGDQIIRYLAVALRAGRVGLATDVAGVLDGGAVVPAITRDTVRHLSIGCSENTDVTGGMKGKINELLALADEGIESHIFHISRTADFLDGKDHSGTIVRR; this is encoded by the coding sequence ATGAATAGAGAGATTACACTGCTGAAGCTCGGGGGAAGCGTCGTCACCGACAAGGGAGGCAGCGGAGCGATCGACCATGCGCGCCTCGCAGAGATTGCCGGCGTGATCGCACAGCGCCCCGAGCAGCGCCTCATCATCGTCCATGGGGCTGGCTCCTGCGGCCACCCCGAGGCAAAACACTACCGTATCCAGGATGGGGTCGGCCCGGAGAACCGAGCAGGCGTCGCCGTCACCCATGAGGCGGTCGCCGCCCTGAACCGGGCCGTTGTTGCGGCGCTGAGAGCGAACGGCGTCGATGCCGTGGGTATCCACCCCCTCGCGGGGTGTCATGCAGACAACGGACAGCTCATATCCTGTGAGTGCATATCTATTACTCAACTGGTACGGCTCGGCATCACCCCGGTCCTTCACGGGGACGTGGTGACGGACATGAGCCGCGGTGCCTGCATCATTTCAGGCGATCAGATCATCCGGTACCTTGCCGTTGCCCTGAGGGCAGGGCGGGTCGGGCTTGCAACCGATGTCGCGGGCGTCCTCGACGGCGGCGCGGTGGTACCGGCGATCACAAGGGATACAGTCAGACATCTGTCTATCGGGTGTTCAGAGAACACCGACGTCACCGGCGGGATGAAGGGAAAGATCAACGAACTCCTTGCACTTGCGGACGAGGGGATCGAGTCGCATATATTTCACATCTCCCGCACCGCTGATTTCCTTGATGGGAAAGACCACAGCGGAACGATCGTCAGAAGATAA
- the mvk gene encoding mevalonate kinase yields MATWSAPGKVFLFGEHAVVYGKPGVAMAIKPRVAVTVRKSRNPPHARSPYIEECFRSTGVQGSVYIRSQLPSSSGLGSSAAVTAATLAAISEEFNLGFTREEIAERAYAIEKKVQKGRASPTDTYVTTFGGIVLITGDSKRRLPPQNFHLIIGNSLVSHSTSKMVEHVAQERQRNPEIINPILDAIGAVTMKAIKSMNKPQQLGQCMDVNHALLDAIGVGHPALSKLVLTARATGAFGAKITGAGGGGCMVALCPKHAKSRVAGAMDATGARSIITTIDTEGIRREKNE; encoded by the coding sequence GTGGCTACCTGGAGCGCTCCCGGCAAAGTTTTTCTTTTCGGCGAACACGCCGTTGTATATGGTAAACCAGGCGTTGCCATGGCGATCAAACCCAGGGTCGCCGTGACGGTCAGAAAAAGCCGGAACCCCCCGCATGCGCGCTCGCCCTATATCGAAGAGTGTTTCCGTTCGACCGGCGTGCAGGGAAGCGTTTATATCAGGTCCCAGCTCCCGAGTTCTTCTGGCCTCGGTTCATCGGCGGCGGTGACGGCGGCCACCCTTGCAGCGATATCAGAGGAGTTCAATCTCGGGTTCACCAGAGAAGAGATCGCCGAGCGCGCCTACGCGATCGAGAAGAAGGTCCAGAAGGGACGGGCAAGCCCCACCGACACCTATGTAACGACCTTCGGGGGGATCGTGCTGATCACCGGCGATTCGAAACGGCGCCTTCCCCCCCAGAACTTTCATCTGATCATCGGCAACAGCCTGGTCTCCCACTCCACCTCAAAGATGGTTGAGCATGTGGCGCAGGAGCGGCAGCGCAATCCTGAGATCATCAACCCGATCCTCGACGCCATCGGCGCGGTGACCATGAAGGCAATAAAAAGCATGAACAAACCCCAGCAGCTCGGCCAGTGCATGGACGTTAACCACGCCCTGCTCGACGCCATCGGCGTTGGACACCCGGCCCTTTCAAAGCTCGTGCTCACCGCCAGGGCTACAGGGGCGTTCGGAGCAAAGATAACCGGCGCCGGCGGCGGCGGGTGCATGGTTGCACTCTGCCCCAAACACGCAAAGAGCAGGGTGGCAGGCGCAATGGACGCCACCGGGGCACGCTCGATCATCACCACCATCGACACCGAAGGAATACGCAGAGAGAAAAATGAATAG
- the amrB gene encoding AmmeMemoRadiSam system protein B codes for METRPCTFAGMFYPGEPGHLEQFLETVTPVERPAPDALGIVSPHAGYPYSGAVGARAFSAIRPDFDGTFVVIGPSHRGFLTCTSAIPWETPLGIVDVDVDFVRALDIRVDEVSMEDEHSLEVQTPFIKHFFPRAQIAPIMMGDQSPASAELVAGKIVRAIRATGREVRIVASSDFSHYIPESQARKRDAMAIEAIERLDVDGLYRSIVEYDISACGYGPIAAMIAVCKALGATEGRLLTYATSGDVTGDPEVVGYAAIMVV; via the coding sequence ATGGAGACCAGGCCATGCACCTTCGCAGGCATGTTCTATCCCGGCGAACCGGGCCATCTCGAGCAGTTCCTCGAAACGGTCACCCCCGTCGAGAGACCTGCTCCAGATGCACTCGGTATTGTCTCCCCCCATGCAGGCTACCCGTACTCAGGTGCGGTCGGAGCCCGGGCGTTCTCCGCGATCAGGCCGGATTTTGACGGGACATTCGTGGTGATCGGCCCGAGCCACCGGGGATTTCTGACCTGCACCTCGGCAATACCCTGGGAGACGCCCCTCGGGATCGTCGATGTAGACGTCGATTTCGTGAGAGCGCTTGATATCAGGGTGGACGAGGTTTCCATGGAGGACGAACACTCCCTGGAGGTCCAGACCCCCTTTATCAAACATTTTTTCCCGCGCGCACAGATAGCGCCGATTATGATGGGCGACCAGAGCCCGGCAAGTGCCGAACTGGTTGCCGGTAAGATCGTCCGCGCCATAAGGGCAACCGGGCGCGAGGTCAGGATCGTTGCATCCAGCGATTTTTCGCATTATATTCCTGAAAGTCAGGCACGCAAACGTGACGCCATGGCAATCGAGGCGATCGAACGCCTCGATGTCGACGGGCTCTACCGGAGCATCGTGGAGTACGATATTTCAGCATGCGGATACGGCCCGATTGCTGCAATGATCGCCGTATGCAAAGCACTCGGGGCGACCGAGGGCCGCCTGCTCACCTATGCCACAAGTGGCGACGTGACCGGGGATCCCGAGGTAGTCGGCTACGCCGCCATCATGGTGGTGTAG
- the rpsB gene encoding 30S ribosomal protein S2 — translation MAEESEMEIVLNEPLVPVEEYLAAGVHIGTQQKSQDMKKFIYRVRGDGLYILDIKATDERIKMVAKFLSGYDAPKILVVASRQYAQYPAKKFADAIGGTSAIGRYIPGLMTNPNFEHYIEPEVVIVTDPMGDAQAVREAVQNGIPVIGLCDTNNMTSYLDLVIPTNNKGRKALSLIYYLLTREMFRLRGVSTSLTPEDFETEL, via the coding sequence ATGGCAGAAGAGAGTGAGATGGAAATTGTGTTGAACGAGCCGCTCGTTCCTGTGGAAGAATACCTCGCAGCAGGCGTCCACATTGGTACCCAGCAGAAGAGCCAGGACATGAAAAAGTTCATCTACCGCGTGCGCGGGGACGGACTGTATATCCTTGACATCAAGGCAACCGACGAGCGGATCAAGATGGTGGCAAAGTTCCTCTCCGGATACGACGCCCCGAAGATCCTGGTGGTGGCCTCCAGACAGTACGCCCAGTACCCGGCAAAGAAGTTTGCCGACGCCATCGGCGGCACCTCGGCGATCGGGAGATACATCCCGGGCCTCATGACCAACCCGAACTTCGAGCACTATATCGAACCCGAAGTCGTCATCGTCACCGACCCGATGGGAGACGCTCAGGCCGTCCGTGAAGCGGTTCAGAACGGTATCCCCGTCATCGGCCTCTGTGACACCAACAACATGACAAGTTATCTCGATCTTGTCATTCCGACAAACAACAAGGGTAGAAAGGCTCTTTCGCTCATCTACTACCTGCTGACCAGGGAGATGTTCCGTCTGCGCGGTGTTTCGACCTCGCTCACTCCCGAGGACTTCGAGACCGAGCTGTAA
- the eno gene encoding phosphopyruvate hydratase → MTEIERIVLRTILDSRGNPTVEAEVYTCCGFGRAAAPSGASTGTWEAKVRPPREAIAAARENLVPELVGLDAADQVGFDYALHDADGTADFSAIGANVAVALSLACAKAAANATGTELFRYLGGAFTQRTPLPLGNVIGGGAHATNATDIQEFLVIPTGASCAEEAVFANAAVHKKVKELLIAEGKGCGKGDEGAWAPRIADAEAFDLLSRAVDAVSDELKISISMGIDVAATEMWDGSAYTYTGIKRSTEDQIAYIAELVDRYGLVYVEDPLQEEDFEGFAEITAQVGDRCMICGDDLYVTNVERITQGIEAGASNCVLIKPNQIGTLTDTFESVHLAKSQGMDTVMSHRSGETTDETIAHLATAFECRLLKTGVVGGERIAKLNELIRIEEMI, encoded by the coding sequence ATGACTGAGATTGAGAGAATCGTACTGAGAACGATCCTGGACAGCAGGGGCAACCCGACCGTTGAGGCCGAGGTGTACACCTGTTGCGGTTTCGGCCGGGCTGCAGCGCCGAGCGGCGCCTCTACCGGCACCTGGGAGGCAAAGGTTCGACCGCCGCGGGAGGCGATCGCCGCTGCACGCGAGAACCTTGTCCCCGAGCTCGTCGGGCTTGACGCCGCCGATCAGGTGGGTTTCGACTATGCACTCCACGATGCGGACGGCACCGCCGATTTCTCCGCCATCGGAGCGAACGTGGCGGTGGCACTCTCCCTCGCCTGTGCAAAGGCGGCCGCGAACGCAACAGGAACAGAACTCTTCAGATATCTTGGCGGCGCATTCACGCAGCGGACCCCCCTGCCCCTTGGAAATGTCATCGGGGGCGGGGCTCATGCAACAAACGCCACAGACATCCAGGAGTTCCTGGTCATTCCGACCGGCGCCTCCTGTGCTGAGGAAGCGGTCTTTGCAAACGCGGCCGTACACAAAAAAGTAAAGGAACTCCTGATCGCGGAGGGCAAAGGCTGCGGAAAGGGCGACGAAGGGGCATGGGCCCCCAGAATCGCTGACGCCGAAGCATTCGACCTGCTCTCCCGAGCGGTCGACGCCGTCTCCGACGAGTTGAAGATCTCCATCAGCATGGGGATCGACGTGGCCGCCACAGAGATGTGGGACGGGAGTGCCTACACGTACACCGGCATCAAGAGATCGACCGAGGATCAGATCGCATATATTGCCGAACTGGTCGACCGTTACGGCCTCGTCTATGTCGAAGACCCCCTCCAGGAGGAGGACTTCGAAGGCTTCGCCGAGATCACCGCGCAGGTCGGAGACCGCTGCATGATCTGCGGCGACGACCTCTATGTGACAAACGTCGAGCGGATCACGCAGGGCATCGAGGCTGGAGCATCGAACTGCGTGCTCATCAAACCCAACCAGATCGGAACGCTGACCGACACCTTCGAGTCGGTGCACCTTGCCAAGTCCCAGGGGATGGACACGGTGATGAGCCACCGCTCAGGTGAGACGACCGACGAGACCATCGCCCACCTTGCCACCGCATTCGAGTGCAGACTCCTGAAGACCGGAGTCGTGGGCGGCGAAAGAATCGCAAAACTGAATGAACTCATACGCATTGAGGAGATGATCTAA
- a CDS encoding DNA-directed RNA polymerase subunit K codes for MTDPYTRYEKARIVGARALQISMGAPVLIPTGNVDPLNIALEEFGLDQIPITVKKRA; via the coding sequence ATGACGGACCCATATACTCGCTATGAAAAGGCACGGATTGTCGGAGCACGCGCACTTCAGATCTCCATGGGTGCTCCGGTTCTCATTCCTACAGGCAATGTTGATCCTCTTAACATTGCACTTGAGGAATTCGGACTGGATCAGATCCCCATCACCGTAAAAAAGAGGGCGTGA